The genome window TCGTGAATGGGCAGCTCATTGAACTTACTCTTCGGTCCAATGTAGGCGCCATTATGTAGCAATGTCTGCACAGCCTTCCAGTTGCGATACTTGGCGGCATAGTGAAGGGGCACTTGACCACTTGGATCTGCCTCGTTGATGTTCACATGCTCACTGGCCAGCAACAGTTCGAAGCAGCGCTGATGATCACAGAAATCGTCCAGTGGCTGTTCCTCTAGCCGGCTGATCACAGTGTTCAGGAGCGAAGTGCCTGGTGCCACTTTTAGTTCTGGATGATGCAGCAGCTTCTCCAATGCCCGCCAATTGCCCCAGATGATGGACAGCTCAATGGGCGCTGTAGCTTCACCGGTTGcttttttgttgatgttgatgcccGTGTTGAGAATCGCTTCCAAGGAGCGTTGTTTGCCCCGCTTGATGGACTCTACCAGCAACGGCTGATACAGCTCCTGTGTTAAGTTGCGCAGATTGTCCTTGTCGCTGATGTTCAACTGATGCTCCGCCAGCAGCTGCTCGAATTGCGACTCATCGCCATCGCGCAGCTGGCGCAACAGACGCTCGCCATCGATCTCTCCGTCCGCATTGGCATCGCGTTGTGGCGGCAACGGAAGCTCTGGATATTGTTGCTGTAGCATCTGACGCACCTGGCCATTGCGATAGCTATCGATGTCCAGGTTGGGTTGCCCCAGAAAGAGCTGCACCAGCTCCTGTTTGGCGGTATTAATCTTATTGTTGCGCAGTACATGATGCAGCGGCGTCATCTCACTCTGATCCACCAGATTGGGCGAGGCGCCATACTGCAGCAGGCTCTGCATACAGGCACGCACCTCATCCACATTGTCGGTTTTGAGATTTTTAGCCAGCGAATTGAGAGGCGTCAACTGTCCGTATTTGCGATCCACCTGCACTCCTGGTCGACTCAAGAGCACGGATAGATTGCGAGAGTCTCGGGAATCGGCCGCATAGCTGATTGCTGCCTTGTTGTGTTTTTGATTGATCTACACATAAAAGGAATTTCGTTACGATTGCAAAATACTGCTAGGAGTTAAAAGTACTCACGTAATTCACATTGCAGCCATGTGCAAGACAAGCTTCGATGAACTCCGCACATCCCGCAGTGGACAAAGCCTTCTCGTAGATGCTTGTGTTGTGCTCATCCGGGAGATTTGGCTGTGCTCCCATCTCGAGTGCCGCATAGAACTCACGTATATCCCGCTTGGCCAGCGCCAGACCAAGCTGCGCTTGCGGATCAATAAAGCCGCATCTGTTCAGCTCCATCTTAATGGTTTATCGCTAGGTTAATGAACTGTAATGGACAAGAAAAGatatagaaaatttaatttagaaacCTATGTTTATGCCGAAAATTCTTagattaaaaaacaatttgctatCGAAAGGGAACAATATGGCAGTTAAAGATCttgcaataaaaaactttattttatttttaaattcaataacttaaatttaaattttgtttccttctttaaaaataattaaggcATTTTGAATCTTAAAGTACTTTTTTTGACTGAAATTCTCTCTGTGCAGTAAACCCGCATTGTTTTCGCCACTGAGACGTAATAAGAAGCAGCTCATTGAAGGTGTCCGGCAtattttgcttgatttttgACAGATCTGGGCAAAACCTTGAAGAACTGTTTTGGAAAACAAAGCCAAGTTTGAGCTAAACTAACCCACACAGACAATTGACAAATGCTTCATGGTACGCTGACTTCAACGAGCTTCCCTTCATTTAGCTGTCGCTGGTCTTTTGGGCTAAAAGTTGATGCGTTGACCACTCGGTTTTGTGCTGAAAGCTGACTTACAGGTTTCCCCCCAACAAAAATCTAATGCGTCTCCGcatataacaaattttttcaAATCTGCGCTGTGGTAATTAAAGAAAGCGTTTTTAAGTGGTTTTTGTGGTACATTCCATAAGTATGTTATTAAATGGTAACAATTGAACCACAGACATAGTAAAGTAGCGGGGCTTCTGTtattgtgtgtgagtgtgtgggagTGGTGCGTTCAAGTGGTGATCACTTAACCTTGTGATCACTGCGGCAGTTGTGAGTCAACTCTCTGCTGAGCTGAGAGCTGATGACGCTGCCAGTTTGAAGTCTGATATTAGATTTAACGATCATAAAgaataatcataaaataatcgacatatcaatatcaattaGCAATCAATTTGTTACGCTTTACGGTTTGAATTTTAGCGCTTAGATCAGACTCGAACTCCGTTGTGGCCGCAGGGGCTTCATCGAGTGTTCAAATTGAAAGATTCATTGGCGGCTTCTTTTGTGCGGATTCTCTGCTCAGCTCTGTTTGCTTCCAGAGTCGATCGCGATCGCAATGGCGAAGTCAAAGATGAAGTCAAAGTTAAAGTCGATGCCAAAGCCATGTCTATTTTGATGCTTGAAATGTGTGAGAAATCGGCTAATCACACATGAGAATTGAGCTAATTTGAATATTCCTCAGCTGCTGTGTTTTAAAAATCGAATCTTATGCTTAAAATGCTGAAAACGTGTATGTCCACAGCTGGGAAACAAAAGACACGACAACGTTAAAAACATCATGTATCTTTTGCCAATCAGTTGAATGTACGACAACACAAAAAGCAACTAATAAGTAGCCGCTGTCAGTTGATAATTCttacaaaaaatttattgtaaaCGGTGCCCCGATCCGAACCGACCCCCCGTAATAATCGGAGATGCTGAGAAGCGTCAATAGAGGCAAGAGATAAGCATAATTTGCACAATCACCTTCGTTAATTGGTTAAAGGTTGTGGCTTCACTTCCCCCTTCATTTCTCACTAGATATTTTTACTTCCATATGTATTTACCTTAGCTCGTATTTACCAAGCCAATTAAGTACTTCTGTCGGTTGACaaacaatttcattgtttGACACTCGCCGGTAAATAAACAAGTACAAGCCGAAGCAAACCGCAGAATGGCGTAATCTTAATACAGCCACAAAAGGTTAAGATACTTTCTTGTGCCAGAGGCGCATTCTTGTAGATATGATAAAAGATTAAATTACTAGACATAAACTAAAGGGTGACGTAATTAATAACGGTTAAGCTAAATTTAGAGTACTTGTAGACATTATGGAGATGAGACCACATCGATATTTCAGAAACAGTGCGCAGTAATATCTTTgtagatacaaatgtatctgatGGAGATACATGTGAGTACACATTAAGCAGGCGTGCTAGAGTTAATTGTAGATTTGAGGATGTGTTGCAATAAGTACAACAATCTAAGCAAGTTCATCACTCACTTCAACTGTCGTTAAAAATCTTTGCAATAAACTGCAATATCCGCTATGCGAGTGAAAGGAATTGGGAATTGAGTAATGAAACTGCATGTGGAATATGTTGCCAAACTCGTTCTCCGAGTTTTTCCTTGCAGATTTCTGCAACCAAAGCAGGAAAAAGAGTaacaaaaaagttaaaaaaaacaataattactaCAACATTCGGAGGAAGTTTTGCGCAAGTTTGTTCAGCTCTCCGTTCAACTCGAGTTTATTGCTCGGCTCGCATAAAACTTAATGTTTGTCAGCAATTTCTTgtatgttgttattgttgttgtcagttttTACTTTCTGCGTTTTTGTGCTTGGCTTCGAATACGTGACGAGCTGTCTTAGAGGCGTGACAGAAATTTCGGGGCATCGTGCTACACGCCTGCCCCGTCTGTGTCGGGTCGATTgaaagatacaagatacagaAGCGATTGCGAAGCGAAGGCGATCTAATTCGTTTGTGTATAACAAGTTTATTGGCAACTGCgctctttgtttatttaatttatagccATTTTTATGCACTTTTCGCATTTTTCCGTTTACTTTGCTGAAAAAAAAGCTATTCAAATCCTATATACAGTCTTTGAGATTCTTATTAATTGCTAAacatcatatttatttttaggtAGCATagtttttaagtttaaaaatcGTTTTTTTCTGGTGTCTTAATTTGATTAAGTCTGCAATTAGGTTGTAGTTTTGTTAAGAAACACATTGCCTGAGTAAAACAGCTTGCTTGAAtctgtttgttattttttttatcaacgCCGAAATTGTCATCATAAAAACGTCATAATTAAGATGGATGTGAATGGAGATGTGGTTGTAGCTGGAGATGGGGCTGGAGATGAAGATGGGTCTGAGCCGGCAAGCATGACTTCATGCTGAACTGAGTTTTGAGTGGCGTAGgcaaaaaatttcatttgtactgcagacaaaaaacacaaaatgtttaTACGAGGAAATATAATACAGATGCACGAACActcacgcacacgcacacacactcacacttatgTTTGTTTAACTAAAGTGGATTTCAACGAGCTTATATAGTAGGTTGTATATAATGTGCACTTCATAAACAATTGGCTGGCCTACATGTGGAGCAACAATAATCCCGGCgaacacaataacaaaagcgaATATATAGAGCGAACAGAAGGGCAAAGAGCACACCCAGCGGGGAAGGGGAACAAAAACGAGTGAGTGCCCCGCACTTTCGATAATttagaataattaaattatatacacaCTCTCTGCTGGAAATGCACAACACAGTTTTGACTGACGCTTGTTGGTTTCTAGAGAATGCTGATATAATAGGAATTTTGCTCAGTTGAAATACAATTAATCGTCTGGAGTGCTAGAAACTAATATAGCATACAAATTGCTTCGCTAACAGCCACAGCCAATCAGTGTAGGGCTTGatgacgtatacgtaatttacaaattcaatttacaaatCTAAATGCTGACCCCTTTCAGCAATTGTCAAATGTAGCTACGCCTTTGTGTGTTTGATTCATTAAAAAAACgtaaagtaaaatttattgggcggagccaaagcaaaaggcaaaaacaaataaacagacAACAAACAGAGAAGGAataagaaaatgaaagaagAGAGGCGAGTTTTAAATGCGCATAAATACTCtattaatatcaaataattgTAATGACTAATGGGCAACTAACTAATAGAGCGATAAGCATATTCAAATACGGCAGCATATCTGTGTTCTTAGAGTAATAGCTCACTCAACTGGGAATCTAACGGAAACATGACGAACCAAAAGTCCATGTAAATGGTAAAGTTTGTTGCGAGGGAAACGATAAACGGAGCTAAATTATGACTGCAGGCCCAGTGCATGGGCAAGTGAGTTAATTTCTTGAAAgcatatacaaatgtatatactCAAGTATTAATTGAAGCAAAAGCCTGAGGCAGTTGCCATTTAAGGCAGCAAACAACTGTTCGTGTCTGCCCACAACAATCCAACAAgttaaagtgaatttttgGAAAACTTTTTCAGATGATGTCACTGGCTCCAGCTTAGTTTTAAAATGTCTTCTATTCTCTAATCATTtgtcaaattgtattttttaattactttcaaACGTCATTAAAACAAAGGAGTCTTTTTTGTATGCATTGTTTTTTGCCGATTTCTGCAGTTTTTTAACCTTGACGTTAAGGTGCTAAAACGtgtttataacatttttttcctGCTACTTTTGTTGTGTGGGTCGTAAATGCTGATCTTTGCAACTGCGGTTTTACTCATTCCGTTTTTTTCTGCATTACAAGCGTGATTCACTTAACCGCCATTAATTCAAAAATCTCTCCGCGACAACACTCATCGATGTTGAATATTGAATAAGATAAATTGCGTAGCATCacttaatttgcataattcatGCCTTAATGATTCATCatgtattaattattttcaaaataataatttagcCACACAGTTTTTCAAACACCAATTCTTGAACTTGCAAGCAACAAAATGGCGATTGCTTGGATTTGATTAACACTCACTTAATATTTCCGCGGAGACGACTGCAGTCTGATAAATCCGAAGACCAACTGATCAGCAAGTGGCACCGCGTATCTCTCGTTAGCTGTTGTGGTTCCAGCAACAAGTTTCAAATTTCTCTGAATTACGACAAATATAATGCGCGTAAAAGTATGCAGCAGTAAATTGTTGGCCACCAATTTCAATACCACGTCTAAAGTGCTGCAACACAATATTTATAGAAGATACAGCTGATTTGCAGCTGTTGAAAGAAGatcatattaaattcatttattatttaacagaTAAACATGCATCCAGCTCAGTTTATTAAATGCAGTCAACTGAATTTATAAAGTAATTTCTCTTTGATAAATTAAACTTCTGGGCCCCATGAGATAACTTCAAAGGCAATTCCTTTTAGTGCGTTAGCATCAATTTCATGGCTGGCCAACGTTTTAAGAATATTCTGCACATTCGTCGATTTCTGTGATGGTATAAAGTCGTTAATAGTTTTCATtgagtaataataaaaactaaaatatatttaccaTTGTTTTCTCGACAAGTTGCTTAAACTCGTCACTACGCAGTGCCGTATAAAATTTGGGGAACACGGTTCCACTTTTGCGTTTCTCATTGATTAGAGCTACAAAACGATCCCGAGGCAAATGCGTCAAAAGTTCCTGGATAAAGCTAACGAAGCTGCCCAAGCTAGCAGGCGTCTCAATGGTGTTCTGGGACTCTGGCAGGAATACAACGACCACACCCTCTTGTAGACTTTTTTGCGATAAACCATTTGATACAAAGTAGGCATACTCTTTCACTGCAGCGCCTTCAACGATTAGCTGCCGGTTGCGGCGATTATGAAAATGAAGCCGTTTCCTGATACTCGTATCATTGAGATGCAGAAAATTTATAACCTCAATGACTTCGGGCAATTGTTCCGCACGTTGTACCAGCTGCTTGAATTCCGAACTGCGCAGAAATTTGATTGCCTTGCGAAAACCAGAGTCAACAATTAAATGTTCTGCGACAACTTCATCAATAACCGCAGCCGGTATAAGATCCAGAAATTCCGTCAAGTCTTGTACCAACTCCGGTGAGTATGAGACTTGGTGATGAACTTTACCCGATTTGTACCACCAAATCTGCCTGCGGCCTGTCACAAAAGTTGTAGTGCAGCAAAGTGCAAGGCACACAATCAATAGAATCTTCGACATTTTcgcaaaaaaacaatcaagCGTACTCGCTCACGTCTGCTCGCTCACTGCCGGCTGAACTTCAGATTATTTCTGTAGAAGCAACATGATTCTCACACATTTATATACAGTTGCAATGCCATactcacgcacacatatatacactcAAACTCATTGTCGTTAGCCTGTTGCTTATCAGCACAATTTGAGACGCCGGCGAGTCATCtgaatatgtttattattttagtttgcaagagagagagcagaagaGAGAAAAGAACTGTATCCGTACAGTGGGTACTTCAACTATTTGGTCATTTCTCAAAATTTTAGTTTGTTATTGAATACAGTGATCTGaacttacatatatacagcGGAATCCGATCATAGCGACTTTCAAGGGATCGAAGATTTTACGTCGTTATACCCGAAAGACGCACTAACCGGAaggagcaaaacaaatttttgtttagttttgtttatgGTTACCATGTTCGTAATTGGGGTTtaagataaaacaaaatcattttttaatcaaaacaaaaaaatgtataaatttaattcaatagcATGGtttttttcataataaatcGTATACCTACATGTTCCTTAGCATAAACTAAGGCGACAGTTAAAACTAACAGAGAATAGTGAGAATGTAATAACCTTCGTGTCGCCTCACAAGCAAGAGTGCCGATCACTGATAACTGCTTACATTTCTAACAGCGTCGTTTGATACTTAAATTTGTTAGCATTATTtcgctgtatttttttttttgtcgtaaTAACCGGTTGAATTGTGAAAAATTTCGGAGGCCctttcatataagtttgtatggggaccaaccaagcCTTCGAGTTTTCGTCGCAATAACCGGACGGACActataagcggagtcgttataaccggattctactgtagtaatttgtttttaataaatttgactTCTGGGCCCCAAGATATAACTTCAAAGGCAATTTCTTTCAGTGCGTTGGCATCAATATCATGGCTGGCCAACGTTTGAAGAATGTTCTCAACATTCGGCGATTTCTGTTatggtaaaaaaaatttttcaaataaatgcatttggtAACCGTTAAAAGTTAAACATATTTACCATAGTTTTCTCCACAAGTTGCTTAAACTCGTCACTACGCAGTGCCGCATAAAATTTGGGGAACACTGTTCCAGTATTGAGTTTCTCAGTGATTAGAGCTACAAAACGATCCCGTGGCAAATGCGTTAAAAGATCCTGGGTAAAGCTCGCAAAGCTGCCCAAGCCAGCAGGCGTCTCAATAGTGTTCTGGGATTCTGGCAGGAATACAACGACCACACCCTCTTCTAGACTTTTTTGCGACAAACCATTTGATACAAAGTAGGCATACTCTTTCACTGCAGCGCCTTCGATGATAAGCTGCGGGTTGTGGCAATTATGGAAATGAAGCTGTTTCCTGATACTCTTATCGTGAAGATGCAGAAAATTTATAACCTCAATGACTTCGGGCAACTGTTCCGCACTTTGCGCCAGCTCCTTGAATTCTGAACTACGCAGAAATTCGGCTGCATGGCGAAAACCAGAGTCAAATATAGAATGTTCTGCGACAAGTTCGTCAATATCTGCAGTTGGTATAAGATCCAGAAAGTCCTTCAAGTCTTCTATCAACTCCGGTGAGTATGAGACTTGGTGATGTACTTTAGGCGATGTGTGCCACCAAATCTGACTGCGCCCGGTCACGAAAGTTGTAGTGCAGCAGAGTGCAAGGCACACAATCAATAGAATCCTCGACATTcctgcaaaaaaacaaaatgtactCGCTCACGTCTGATCTCTCGCTGTCGATTGAACTTCAGATTACTTCTGTAGAAGCAACATGATTCTcacatatttatacaaaattatagtATACTCATGACCACACATATACTCACACTCATTGTCGTTAGCCTGATACATATCTACCATATCGAGATGActcgatttattttatttatttattttctaagtTTGCGAGAGGGAACAGAAGAGTGAAAATTATTGTATTCGTACAGTGGGTACTTTAACTATTTGGTCATTCTTCAAAATTTTCTGACAAATGTGATATGATTAGagaattttctttatattttagttgaCATTGGATGACCAATACAAATAAGGCGTTTTCTAAGAATATAAGAAGAATGGAAATTACTACTTCAAGTATTATTGTAACGTATAATATATGTAGTTGTAGACGATGAAGCAGTTCCTCAAAGGTGGCTGTTAATGTCATAAGATAAACATTGCGTTCAATGTTCCccaaaaaaatcaattgtcGCTCTACTCAATTGTTAAAATTTTTATGATGATTTGAGGACACAGCAAATAATCCTCTTAGACTCacatattttatacaaattagttttagtatttgatTTTCTATGTTATAAAGATCTGTGATAGTttatattaaatc of Drosophila nasuta strain 15112-1781.00 chromosome 3, ASM2355853v1, whole genome shotgun sequence contains these proteins:
- the LOC132789973 gene encoding uncharacterized protein LOC132789973: MSKILLIVCLALCCTTTFVTGRRQIWWYKSGKVHHQVSYSPELVQDLTEFLDLIPAAVIDEVVAEHLIVDSGFRKAIKFLRSSEFKQLVQRAEQLPEVIEVINFLHLNDTSIRKRLHFHNRRNRQLIVEGAAVKEYAYFVSNGLSQKSLQEGVVVVFLPESQNTIETPASLGSFVSFIQELLTHLPRDRFVALINEKRKSGTVFPKFYTALRSDEFKQLVEKTMKSTNVQNILKTLASHEIDANALKGIAFEVISWGPEV
- the LOC132792214 gene encoding uncharacterized protein LOC132792214, with protein sequence MSRILLIVCLALCCTTTFVTGRSQIWWHTSPKVHHQVSYSPELIEDLKDFLDLIPTADIDELVAEHSIFDSGFRHAAEFLRSSEFKELAQSAEQLPEVIEVINFLHLHDKSIRKQLHFHNCHNPQLIIEGAAVKEYAYFVSNGLSQKSLEEGVVVVFLPESQNTIETPAGLGSFASFTQDLLTHLPRDRFVALITEKLNTGTVFPKFYAALRSDEFKQLVEKTMKSPNVENILQTLASHDIDANALKEIAFEVISWGPEVKFIKNKLLQ